One genomic window of Cricetulus griseus strain 17A/GY chromosome 3, alternate assembly CriGri-PICRH-1.0, whole genome shotgun sequence includes the following:
- the Klhl25 gene encoding kelch-like protein 25, with protein MSVSVHETRKSRSSTGSMNISLFHKASHPDCVLAHLNTLRKHRMFTDVTLWAGDRAFPCHRAVLAASSRYFEAMFSHGLRESRDDTVNFQDNLHPEVLELLLDFAYSSRIVINEENAESLLEAGDMLQFHDVRDAAAEFLEKNLSPSNCLGMMLLSDAHQCRRLYEFSCRMCLVHFETVRQSEDFNSLSKDTLLDLISSDELETEDERVVFEAILQWVKHDPEQRKAHLPLLLRSVRLALLPSDCLKEAVSGEALLMGDECTKLIIDEAFRCKTKILQNDGVVTSPFARPRKAGHTLLILGGQTFMCDKIYQVDHKAKEIIPKADLPSPRKEFSASAIGCKVYVTGGRGSENGVSKDVWVYDTVHEEWSKAAPMLIARFGHGSAELENCLYVVGGHTSLAGIFPASPSVSLKQVEKYDPVANKWTMVAPMRDGVSNAAVVSAKLKLFVFGGTSIHRDMVSKVQCFDPSENRWTIKAECPQPWRYTAAAVLGSQIFIMGGDTEYTAASAYRFDCETNQWTRIGDMTAKRMSCHALASGNKLYVVGGYFGTQRCKTLDCYDPTSDTWNCITTVPYSLIPTAFVSTWKHLPA; from the coding sequence ATGTCTGTCAGCGTTCACGAGACCCGCAAGTCTCGGAGCAGCACAGGCTCCATGAACATCTCCCTCTTCCACAAGGCCTCACACCCTGACTGTGTCCTGGCCCACCTGAACACTCTACGTAAACACCGTATGTTCACCGATGTTACACTCTGGGCTGGTGACCGAGCCTTTCCCTGCCATCGTGCAGTGCTGGCTGCCTCCAGCCGATATTTTGAGGCCATGTTCAGCCACGGCCTGCGGGAAAGCCGGGATGATACAGTCaacttccaggacaacctgcaCCCCGAGGTGCTGGAGCTGCTGCTGGACTTCGCCTACTCCTCCCGCATCGTCATCAATGAGGAGAACGCAGAGTCACTGCTGGAGGCGGGTGACATGCTGCAGTTCCATGACGTCCGGGATGCAGCTGCCGAGTTCCTTGAGAAGAACCTTTCCCCCTCCAACTGCCTGGGCATGATGCTGCTGTCTGATGCCCACCAGTGCCGACGGCTCTATGAGTTCTCTTGCCGCATGTGCCTGGTGCACTTTGAGACTGTGCGGCAGAGCGAGGACTTCAACAGCTTGTCTAAGGACACGCTGCTGGACCTCATCTCCAGTGACGAGCTGGAGACTGAGGATGAACGTGTGGTCTTTGAGGCCATCCTGCAGTGGGTGAAGCATGACCCGGAGCAGAGGAAGGCTCACCTGCCACTGCTCCTGCGCAGTGTGCGGCTGGCCCTACTGCCCTCTGACTGCCTGAAGGAGGCAGTATCTGGGGAGGCCCTCCTCATGGGGGACGAGTGCACCAAGCTTATCATAGATGAGGCCTTCCGCTGCAAGACCAAGATCTTGCAAAATGATGGTGTAGTCACCAGTCCCTTTGCCCGGCCACGCAAGGCAGGTCACACTCTGCTCATCCTAGGAGGCCAGACCTTCATGTGTGACAAGATCTACCAAGTGGACCACAAAGCCAAGGAGATTATCCCCAAGGCAGATCTGCCAAGCCCCCGGAAGGAGTTCAGCGCCTCTGCGATTGGTTGCAAGGTCTATGTGACGGGAGGGAGGGGCTCTGAGAATGGGGTCTCTAAGGATGTCTGGGTGTATGACACTGTCCACGAGGAATGGTCCAAGGCAGCCCCCATGCTGATTGCCCGCTTTGGCCATGGCTCGGCTGAGCTGGAGAACTGTCTCTACGTGGTGGGGGGACATACATCTCTAGCAGGTATTTTCCCTGCCTCCCCTTCTGTCTCCCTGAAACAAGTAGAAAAATATGACCCTGTGGCTAATAAGTGGACTATGGTGGCCCCTATGAGAGATGGCGTCAGCAATGCTGCAGTAGTGAGCGCCAAGCTGAAGCTCTTTGTGTTTGGTGGGACCAGCATCCACCGGGACATGGTGTCCAAAGTCCAGTGTTTTGACCCCTCCGAGAACCGGTGGACAATCAAGGCGGAGTGTCCCCAGCCTTGGCGATACACAGCTGCCGCCGTCCTGGGCAGCCAGATCTTCATTATGGGAGGTGACACAGAGTACACAGCAGCCTCAGCCTATCGCTTCGACTGTGAGACCAACCAGTGGACTCGGATTGGGGACATGACCGCCAAACGCATGTCCTGTCATGCCCTGGCTTCGGGCAACAAGCTGTATGTGGTGGGAGGCTACTTTGGGACCCAGAGGTGTAAGACCCTGGACTGCTATGACCCCACTTCAGATACATGGAACTGCATCACCACCGTGCCCTACTCTCTCATCCCCACGGCCTTTGTCAGCACCTGGAAGCACCTGCCTGCATGA